In a genomic window of Deltaproteobacteria bacterium:
- a CDS encoding type II toxin-antitoxin system RelE/ParE family toxin, translated as MERPAAIAWTERATRDLDEIADFIAEDNPGAAFEWVESILSAVESAAGFPLAGRLVPEFPERQDLRERLIGTYRIVYRVRPGQVTVLTIFEGHRRLPDPAVGGAEDE; from the coding sequence GTGGAGAGGCCAGCGGCGATCGCCTGGACCGAACGTGCGACCCGAGATCTCGACGAGATCGCCGACTTCATCGCGGAGGACAATCCAGGCGCTGCATTCGAGTGGGTGGAGAGCATCCTCTCTGCCGTCGAGAGTGCGGCCGGATTTCCGCTCGCGGGCCGGCTGGTACCGGAGTTCCCCGAGCGGCAGGACCTGCGCGAGCGGCTCATCGGCACCTACCGGATCGTCTACCGGGTCAGACCTGGCCAGGTTACGGTCCTCACGATCTTCGAGGGCCATCGCAGGTTGCCGGATCCTGCGGTCGGTGGGGCGGAGGACGAGTAG
- a CDS encoding type II toxin-antitoxin system Phd/YefM family antitoxin: protein MRPLRVSENIVPVSEFKTRTAEWLRRLGEESEPIVITQNGRAAGVLLSPEAYDRLVRHIDFVAAVEEGLAQSEAGPVSGHEEVAARARRRHRRSRKR from the coding sequence ATGCGACCCCTGCGAGTCTCGGAGAACATCGTTCCGGTGAGTGAGTTCAAGACCCGGACGGCGGAGTGGCTCCGTCGCCTGGGGGAGGAGTCGGAGCCGATCGTCATCACCCAGAACGGCCGGGCCGCGGGTGTTCTGCTCTCCCCGGAGGCCTACGATCGGCTGGTTCGCCACATCGACTTCGTAGCGGCCGTGGAGGAGGGCCTGGCCCAGTCAGAGGCCGGTCCGGTGAGCGGTCATGAGGAGGTCGCCGCGAGAGCGCGGCGGCGGCATCGCCGTTCTCGCAAGCGTTGA
- a CDS encoding HNH endonuclease yields MPLTVDSFTEKLYDLNVGLIGDGRAQHERPHKPAMLLAVLDLFEAGEITEGRVEWSAPLRERFSKYLGVVKHLNDQNTPQYPFFHLRSEGFWHPREDRGAAGVLELAGPPTVAQFGSAWAELDPDVTRLLGTPHNRRRIRAALVTRYFPLHGDALARLAGDPGVVAEDDGSEGLDEYRAGRTSAFRRIVLGHYDNQCCACGLRLEIRGHKIVDAAHVIPFAESRNDHPSNGMALCKNHHWAMDRALIAPAPDGRWRASPLLDPRRSSGERDLTTLDGQSLLLPKDHAYRPSPEGLEWRSDRLLGA; encoded by the coding sequence GTGCCCCTGACCGTCGACTCCTTCACCGAGAAACTCTACGACCTCAACGTCGGGCTGATCGGCGACGGTCGCGCTCAACATGAGCGCCCTCACAAGCCCGCCATGTTGCTCGCCGTGCTGGATCTCTTCGAGGCTGGCGAGATCACCGAAGGCCGGGTCGAATGGTCGGCGCCGCTGCGGGAGAGATTTTCGAAGTACCTCGGGGTCGTGAAGCACCTGAACGACCAGAACACTCCCCAGTACCCCTTCTTCCACCTGCGGTCCGAGGGGTTCTGGCACCCGCGGGAGGACCGCGGCGCAGCAGGAGTCCTCGAGCTCGCCGGCCCGCCCACCGTCGCCCAGTTCGGCTCGGCCTGGGCCGAGCTCGATCCTGACGTGACGCGACTCCTGGGCACTCCGCACAACCGCCGAAGAATCCGGGCGGCGCTGGTGACCCGGTACTTCCCACTGCACGGCGACGCACTGGCTCGGCTTGCCGGTGACCCCGGCGTGGTCGCCGAGGATGATGGGTCCGAGGGTCTGGACGAGTATCGGGCCGGCCGCACCTCCGCTTTCCGGAGGATCGTCCTGGGTCACTACGACAATCAGTGCTGCGCCTGCGGGCTACGACTCGAGATCCGTGGCCACAAGATCGTCGATGCGGCCCATGTGATTCCCTTCGCCGAGTCGCGAAACGACCACCCCTCGAACGGCATGGCGCTCTGCAAGAACCATCACTGGGCGATGGACCGCGCACTCATCGCCCCTGCCCCCGATGGCAGGTGGAGGGCCTCTCCGCTCCTGGATCCTCGACGCTCCAGCGGAGAGAGAGACCTGACCACCCTGGATGGGCAGTCCCTGCTACTTCCGAAAGACCACGCGTATCGACCGTCCCCGGAGGGCCTGGAGTGGAGATCGGACAGGTTGCTGGGCGCCTAG